A portion of the Algisphaera agarilytica genome contains these proteins:
- a CDS encoding type IV pilus twitching motility protein PilT codes for MNLDTLLAAMAEHQASDLHLQVGSPPMVRLNGKLVALQLDPLTDESLTQLVEPILDDGQKERFEEDRAVDLSYAVEGLARFRVAVFHEKSHPAATIRRITSDVPTVESLNLPPVVEEIALIERGLVLVTGTTGSGKSSTLAAMMNYLNHNRSNRIITIEDPIEFVHEPKKSLVAQREVGPDASSFLASLREALRQDPDVILIGELRDHTTMATALQAADTGHAVYSTVHTTTAAQTVQRLIALFPPAERDLLLVQLATNLEAVISQRLARTVDGKGRVPVVEVLRSNSAVRKFIHEGRAADLNEIIEHRENGMQTFDQHLLELYTAKTISGTEALRLASNPEAVSMGMRSARFKMV; via the coding sequence ATGAACCTCGACACCCTCCTCGCCGCCATGGCCGAGCACCAGGCCTCGGACCTGCACCTCCAGGTCGGCTCGCCGCCCATGGTCCGACTCAACGGCAAGCTCGTCGCCCTCCAACTCGACCCGCTCACCGACGAATCGCTCACCCAGCTCGTCGAGCCGATCCTCGACGACGGGCAGAAGGAGCGTTTCGAGGAGGACCGCGCGGTCGACCTGTCCTATGCCGTCGAGGGCCTGGCCCGCTTCCGCGTCGCGGTGTTCCACGAGAAGAGCCACCCCGCCGCGACCATCCGCCGGATCACCAGCGACGTGCCCACGGTCGAGAGCCTCAACCTCCCGCCCGTCGTCGAGGAGATCGCCTTGATCGAACGCGGCCTGGTCCTGGTCACCGGCACCACCGGCTCGGGTAAGTCCTCCACCCTCGCGGCGATGATGAACTACCTCAACCACAACCGCAGCAACCGCATCATCACCATCGAAGACCCCATCGAGTTCGTCCACGAACCCAAGAAGTCCCTCGTCGCCCAGCGCGAGGTCGGGCCCGACGCGTCGAGCTTCCTCGCGTCGCTGCGCGAAGCCCTGCGTCAAGACCCAGACGTCATCCTCATCGGCGAGCTGCGCGACCACACCACGATGGCCACCGCGCTCCAGGCCGCGGACACCGGACACGCCGTGTACTCCACGGTCCACACCACCACCGCCGCGCAGACCGTACAGCGCCTCATCGCGCTGTTCCCCCCCGCCGAGCGCGACCTGCTCTTGGTCCAACTCGCCACGAACCTCGAAGCGGTGATCAGCCAACGCCTCGCCCGGACGGTGGACGGCAAGGGACGCGTGCCCGTGGTCGAGGTGCTGCGGTCCAACTCGGCGGTGCGCAAGTTCATTCACGAAGGCCGGGCCGCCGACCTCAACGAGATCATCGAGCACCGCGAGAACGGCATGCAGACCTTCGACCAGCACCTGCTCGAGCTCTACACCGCCAAGACCATCTCCGGCACCGAAGCCCTCCGCCTCGCCTCGAACCCCGAAGCCGTGTCGATGGGCATGCGCAGCGCGCGGTTCAAGATGGTGTGA
- a CDS encoding DEAD/DEAH box helicase, which produces MTSESEPTPAPDAGDDAATSVRFADLALPEAVQAALAEDGYETPSPIQAAIIPFLLEGRDVIGQAQTGTGKTAAFALPILGQLAAAQESGDEDGKKSKGPKALILAPTRELAIQVADNFARYSRKMKKVRVLAVYGGADFRGQAIPLQRGVDVVVGTPGRIMDHMRRGTLDVSNVRTLVLDEADEMLRMGFVEDVEWVLSETPPGRQVALFSATMPHAIKKIAEKQLENPERITIQGGSKTADTVRQRYWRVEGVRKVEALCRLLATEPVDAAIVFVRTRSATSELARSLEDAGFPAAPLSGDVPQAQRERTIEALRKGRLKLVVATDVAARGIDVESISHVFNFDVPEDSEAYIHRIGRTGRAGRTGEAILFVENRQRRLLINIERATGKPIEKMLLPTAADVHAIQLERFGDQLKERLTRKPSGEGEDEAPKPPKLRGFIDAICEETGRDAADVAAFLVGPAMASVLGGTRAPSGSAPSSSPDRPRRDAPRSEKPRFDRSDRPAPRAPIGGGGELYRVAVGRADGVRAGHLVGAIANETGLDGQDINKIRIFDSYSTLELPEGMPSNVYDLLQRTTVLGKPLRIKLASAPRDEVTHTGPAHAPTKRHQPIKHHPRPHKPKPSGGHAPSDATPAPKKPKGKTKFKPKGKFNPSADSPSDKKFKPNKFKPKHKAKAGKKLAGKPGGGVKKKSKTKNSDGGHSLAPAPFAGGGGKPIRKNKGLRRK; this is translated from the coding sequence ATGACTTCTGAATCTGAACCCACGCCCGCCCCCGACGCCGGGGACGACGCGGCGACCTCCGTCCGCTTTGCCGACCTCGCCCTGCCCGAGGCGGTCCAGGCCGCGCTGGCCGAGGACGGCTACGAGACCCCTTCGCCGATCCAGGCGGCGATCATCCCGTTCCTCTTGGAGGGCCGTGACGTGATCGGCCAGGCCCAGACGGGCACCGGCAAGACCGCGGCGTTCGCGCTGCCGATCCTCGGCCAACTTGCTGCCGCGCAAGAATCGGGTGACGAAGACGGCAAGAAGTCCAAAGGCCCCAAGGCGCTTATCCTCGCGCCAACGCGTGAGCTGGCGATCCAAGTGGCCGACAACTTCGCCCGCTACTCCCGCAAGATGAAGAAGGTGCGCGTGCTCGCGGTGTACGGCGGGGCCGACTTCCGTGGCCAGGCGATCCCGCTGCAGCGCGGCGTGGATGTCGTTGTCGGCACGCCGGGCCGGATCATGGACCACATGCGCCGCGGCACGCTGGACGTGTCGAACGTGCGCACCCTCGTGTTGGACGAGGCCGACGAGATGCTGCGGATGGGTTTCGTGGAAGACGTCGAGTGGGTCCTCAGCGAGACCCCGCCCGGCCGGCAGGTCGCGCTCTTCAGCGCGACGATGCCCCACGCGATCAAGAAGATCGCCGAGAAGCAATTGGAGAACCCCGAACGGATCACGATCCAGGGCGGGAGCAAGACGGCCGACACCGTGCGGCAGCGCTACTGGCGGGTCGAGGGTGTGCGTAAGGTCGAGGCGTTGTGTCGATTGCTGGCGACCGAGCCGGTCGACGCTGCGATCGTGTTCGTGCGCACTCGTTCGGCGACGTCCGAACTGGCCCGCTCACTCGAAGATGCGGGCTTCCCCGCCGCGCCGCTGTCGGGCGACGTGCCCCAGGCCCAGCGGGAGCGGACGATCGAGGCGCTACGCAAGGGCCGATTAAAACTCGTGGTGGCGACGGACGTCGCGGCGCGGGGGATCGATGTCGAGAGCATCTCTCACGTGTTCAACTTCGACGTGCCCGAGGACTCGGAGGCGTACATCCACCGCATCGGCCGGACGGGACGCGCGGGCCGGACGGGCGAGGCGATCCTATTCGTGGAGAACCGCCAACGCCGACTGCTGATCAACATCGAACGAGCGACCGGCAAGCCGATCGAGAAGATGCTGCTGCCCACCGCCGCGGATGTGCACGCGATCCAGCTCGAGCGCTTCGGCGATCAGCTCAAGGAACGCCTGACCCGCAAGCCGTCGGGTGAGGGCGAAGACGAAGCGCCCAAGCCGCCGAAGCTGCGTGGCTTCATCGATGCGATCTGTGAGGAGACGGGGCGCGACGCGGCGGATGTCGCGGCGTTCCTCGTGGGCCCGGCGATGGCGTCTGTGCTCGGCGGCACCCGTGCGCCGTCGGGCAGCGCACCCAGCAGTTCGCCCGATCGGCCGCGACGCGATGCGCCCCGTTCGGAGAAGCCGCGCTTCGACCGTTCGGACCGTCCCGCGCCGCGTGCGCCGATTGGCGGGGGCGGCGAGCTGTACCGCGTGGCGGTCGGTCGGGCCGATGGTGTACGTGCGGGTCACCTGGTCGGCGCGATCGCCAACGAGACCGGCCTCGACGGCCAGGACATCAACAAGATCCGCATCTTCGATTCCTACAGCACGCTCGAACTGCCCGAGGGCATGCCCAGCAACGTCTACGACCTGCTGCAGCGCACCACCGTGCTCGGCAAGCCGCTGCGCATCAAGCTCGCCTCGGCCCCGCGCGACGAGGTCACCCACACCGGCCCCGCGCACGCGCCCACCAAGCGCCACCAGCCGATCAAGCACCACCCGCGCCCCCACAAGCCCAAGCCGTCGGGAGGCCATGCGCCATCCGACGCCACGCCCGCCCCGAAGAAGCCCAAGGGTAAGACCAAGTTCAAACCCAAGGGCAAGTTCAATCCTTCGGCCGACAGCCCATCGGACAAGAAGTTCAAGCCCAACAAATTCAAGCCCAAGCACAAAGCCAAGGCGGGCAAGAAACTCGCGGGCAAGCCCGGCGGCGGCGTGAAGAAGAAGTCCAAAACCAAGAATTCCGACGGCGGGCACTCGCTCGCCCCGGCCCCCTTTGCGGGCGGCGGCGGCAAGCCCATCCGCAAAAACAAAGGCCTCCGCCGGAAGTAG